The stretch of DNA TCGCGCTCGGCGGCATCGTCGGCGGCGCGCTCGGCAACCTCGCGTGCCGGCTGCGTTCCGGCGAGGTGGTCGACTTCTTCCATCTCCACGTCGGCGAGTGGAGCTGGCCGATGTTCAACGTCGCCGACATCGGCATCACGCTCGGCGTCGCCGTCGTGCTGCTCGAGTCGTTCCGTGCGCCCGCCACCGGCGAGGCGCCCGCCGCGTCGCCTACGACGCGGCGCTGACCGGCTCGCGCTTCCCTTCGGCGAGGCGCACGAGCACGCGCTCTGCGAGCTCGTGGAACGCGCGCGCCAGCGGGCTCGCCGGCTCGGCTGCGACCAGCGGTACGCCCGCGTCGCCGGCCTCGCGCACGGAGCGTGCGAGCGGGATCTCGCCGAGGAACGGCACGCCCAGCTCCCGCGCCATGGTGGCGCCGCCGCCGTGGCCGAAGATGTCGGCGCGCGCGCCGCAGCCGGGGCAGAGGTGGAAGCTCATGTTCTCGACGACGCCGAGGACGGGCGTCCCGCACTGGCGGAACATCTGGATGCCGCGCCGCACGTCGGCGAGCGCGACGTCCTGCGGCGTGGTGACGACGACCCCGCCCTGCATCGGCAGCTGCTGCGTCAGAGTGAGCTGGATGTCGCCCGTGCCCGGCGGCAGGTCGAGCACGAGGACGTCGAGCTCGCCCCACTCGCAGTTGCGCAGGAACTCCGTGACGAGCTTCGTCAGCATCGGCCCGCGCCAGACGACCGGCGTGACCTCGTCGAGGAAGAAGCCCATCGACATGACGCGGATGCCGTGGCGCTCGATGGGCACGAGCCGCCGGCCGTCGCCTCCCCGGGCCTTCTCCTCGATGCCGAGGAGGAGCGGGACGCTCGGGCCGTAGACGTCGGCGTCCATGAGACCGACGCGGTGGCCCATGGCCGAGAGGGCGAGGGCCAGGTTCGTGGCCACGGTCGACTTGCCGACGCCGCCCTTGCCGCTCGCCACGGCGACCACGGTCGCGACGCCGGGCACCGGCTGGGGACCGCGGCGCCCCGGCGGCACCGGGGCGACCTCGCGAACGATGCGCACGGGCCCGGCGACGCCGGCCAGTGTCGCTTCCACGGCGGCGACGATCTGCCGCACGACGTCCTCGTTGGCCGTGCTCGGGGCGAGGTGCACGGTCACCCCGTCGGACGAGACCTCGATGTCGCGCACCAGGCCGAAGGACACGATGTCGCGAGAGAACCCGGGGTAGGCCACGGCGCGGAGCCGATCGAGGATCTGCTGCGGGGTCGCGGGCACGTCCCGCGCTTAGCAACGCCCCCCCTCTGCCGCAAGGTCGGGCGTCAGCCTTTGGTCATGCGCTACTGGGATGACGCTCCGCATGGCAGGGTCCAGACGGAAGTCCAGGTTTTTCGCGGATGTTGGCGGTGGCACCTGGGTTGCTTGGGGCCTTGGTCGAATCCCATGCACGTACACATGCCTACCGCCGTGAGCGGTCCGCCCCCCAATGCCGGTCGTCTCATCCGGGCCTGGCGCCAGCGCGCCGGTCTCACCCAGGAAGGTCTCGCGCAGTCGCTCAGCGTGACCTTCTCGACGGTGAGCCGATGGGAGAACGGCCACGTGCTGCCCAGCAAGCTCGCGTGGCGTGCCCTCCAACAGCTCGCCGCGGAACGTCAGACGCCGCTCGTCGAGAACGACGAGACCGACTGAGTCCGGCGTGCAGGGGTTCACGCGACCGGCAGCCCGGTCTGCCGGTCGTCCCGTGGACGCCGGCACGAGTCGCGAGCGCAGGCTCGCCCGGCTGATCGGTGAGCTGCTCGAGGAGGATCGCCTCGAGCCGGCGCTCGACGCGTGGATCGACGCGGCAACCGCACTGCTCGACGCGACCGTCGTCGGGCTGTGGACCTGCGCCCGCGACCGGTTGATCGCCCGGCGGGCGTGTCCCGGGCCGTTGCCGTCGGATATGCCCTTCGAGGCGCCGGAGGACGCCGCGCGCGCGGTGCGCGAGCGCCGTGTGGTGGTGACCTATGACGGTGGGCTGCCGATGCTCGCTGCACCGGTCCTCGGCCGCGGCGGGCGCGTGCTCGGCGCCGTCGCAGGCCGCGCCGTGGCGCCCCCGGGGGATCACGATCGCTGGGCCGGCCTCGTCGAGACGCTCGCCGCGCTCGTCGCGACCACGCTCGAGAAGGCCGAGCTGGTAGCGCGCGTCGAGCGCCAGCAGGCCGACCTGCGCGCGGCGCACCAGCTGAAGACGAACTTCGTCGCGACCGTGTCGCACGAGCTGCGCACGCCGCTGAACGTCATCCTCGGCTACACCGACCTGCTCGCGGACGAAGCCTTCGGGGCGGTGCCGCCCGCGCAGCTCGACGTCGTTCACCGCGTGCAGACGAGCGCCCGCGAGCTGTTCGAGCTGGTGACTGCGACGCTCGACCTCGGCCGCCTCGAGGCCGGCGACTCGCCGCTCGCGCTCGAGCGCGTCGAGCTCGACGCCCTGTGTGCGGCGCTGCACCGGGAGACCGTCGCCCGCCTCGGGGATCCGGCGCTCACGCTCGACTGGGAGATCGCCGGGCTGCCCACCATCGACACCGACCGGGACAAGCTGGCGACGGCGCTGCGCAACGTCGTCGGCAACGCGCTCAAGTTCGCGCCCGGCGGGACGGTCATGGTGCGTGCGCGCGTCGAGCCGTCGACGGTGGTGTTCGCGGTCGCCGACACCGGCATCGGCATCGCGCCCGACGACGTGCCGCTCGTCTTCGAGATGTTCCGCCAGCTCGAGCCGCCCGACACGCGGCGTTTCGGCGGCGTCGGGCTCGGGCTGTACGTCGTGCGCCAGGTCCTGCGCCAGCTCGGCGGCGAGGTCCAGGTGTGGAGCACGCCCGGCGTCGGATCCTGCTTCCTGCTGCACGTGCCGCTCCAGCCGCTCGGGGCCTGAACGTGCTGTCCTCGCCGCGGGGCGTGTGGTAGCCCCGCCGCATGGCCCGGCGACGCCGACGCACGGGCGACGACGCGGAGGCGCCGTCGGCGACGCCGGCGGGGCCGACCCCGAGCCTGAACGCGCCCTTCCGCGACCTGCGCCGCCATCTGACCGCCAGGCCCGCACCGCCGCCGTCCGCGCCGAAGCCGCCGCCGGTCGGAGCCGGGGCCCGCCGACGGGGCGCCGTCGCGGGCGGGCGCACCGCCCGCCGCGTCGCCGCCCGGGGCGATGCCTCCGGCCGCGCCGCCGCCGGACGAGGCGTCGCTCTTCGCGCGGGCGATGCTCGACGTCGTGCCGCTGCCCGCGACGTCGCGCGAGCGCATCGACCGGCCGCCGCCCACCGCCGCGCCCGCGACGCCGATCAGCGAGGAGGCCGAGGCGCTGGCCGCGCTCTCCGACCTCGTCACCGGCGCGACCCACTTCGACGTGACCGACACGCGCGAGTACGTCGAGGGCGCCGTCGTCGGGCTCGATCCGCGCCTCGTGCGCCGCCTGCGGCGCGGCGACTTCGCGTGGCAGGCGCACCTCGACCTGCACGGTCAGACCGCGGTGGAGGCGCGGGGTGCCGTCGAGCGCTTCGTCCTCCAGGCGTTCCGCGACGCGCGCCGCTGCGTGCTCATCGTCCACGGCCGCGGGCACAACTCGAAGGATCACACGCCCGTCCTGAAGGAGGGCCTGAAGACGTGGCTCGCACGCGGCGTGCTCGGCAAGGTCGTGCTCGCGTTCGCGTCGGCGCGGCCGAGCGACGGCGGCGCGGGCGCGCTCTACGTGCTGCTGCGTCGCGACCGGCGAGCGGCGCCGATGCGCATCACCGAGGGCGCGAAGCGCTGAGGGGCCGGTCATGGCCGATGCGCTCACCGGCGTCCGCCTGCTGCTCGGGCTGCTCCTGCCGGCGCTGATCCTGGAGGGCGGCGTCCTGCCGCTGTGCGCGTGGGGCGCGGCGGCGCTGACGGACTACGTCGACGGGCCCATGGCGCGCCGGCGGCCGCCGACGCGCCACGGGCCGATGCTCGACACGGCCGCCGACGTGCTCGTCGTGCTGGGCGGCCTCGCTGCGGCGGCGGCGCGCGGCCTCGTCTCCTGGATCGTGCCGCTGGCGATCGTGGTGTCGGTGACGGCGTACGTGGTCGCGTCGTGGCGTCTCAGCGCCGGCGGGCCGGCGCCGCGGCTCGCGCGCAGCCGCATCGGGCACTGGGCCGGCGTCGTGAACTACGCCTGCCTCGGGCTCGCGTGCGGCGCGCTGGCGCTGCCGTGGGGCGGCTGGCCGGCGTTGCTCGGGCTGGTTGGCGCGGTCACCGCGGCGTGGAACCTCGCCGCGGTCGCGGCCCGCGTCCTACCCCGACAGCTCGCGTGAAGCCCGCCGCAGGAAGAGCAGGCCCCAGAACGCGTTCGTCACCATGAACATCAGGTGTGCCGCGAGGCTGTAGGCGATCAGCTTCTCGCCCGGTGCGTACGCGCCGAAGAAGTAGACCCACGCGGCCTGGCTCGGTCCGAGGTGGGCGGCGGCGATCGGCAGCGCCGCGAAGAAGTAGACCAGCGGCAGGAACGTCAGCAGCGTGACGAGCGGAATGTCGATCCCGAACAGCGGCAGCGCGAGCCAGTTGATCAGCACGGCGGCGAGCAGGTTCGGCGTCTTCAGGAGGAGCAGAGCGGGGTACTGCCAGAGCTTCGCCTGGAAGAAGGCGCGGAAGATCGCCATCTCGCCGATCCTGCCGCGGCGCGGCCGCGAGAAGAACCACAGGTGCGCGGCGAGATACGCCGCCATCACCGCGTACACCTCCCAGGGCGCCTTCGGCTCGTTGCTCACCGCCGCGCCGACGAACGAGTAGAACGCCAGCTGGTAGATCTCGACCAGGGCGATGAACACGACCACGCCCGTCACCTGCCAGAACGGGATGTGGTGGCGCCGGTGCAGGTAGACGGCGATGCCGCCCTGGCCGAGCTGCGTGTTCACCAGCGACAGGATGTAGGCCGTCGCGCGCACCGGGAGGACGTCGCGGTACGGGACCCGAACGAGGAACCACGACACCGCCTGCTGGAGGACCAGCGTGTCGACCAGCAGGTAGAACGCCGAGTAGGGGACGATCAGCAGGAGGTAGAGACCCCAGCGCCCGGCGGCGAGGGTCTCGACCACCTGCCCGATCGGATAGCGGGAGAACAGGAACGCGAAGATCGCGAGCGTGACCGCCCACGGCGCGATCTTCTTGAGGGCGCTCAGGCGCTGGCCTCCTCGTGCTCGAACTGGAGGATGTCGAGCTCGGCGAAGCGCTCGCGCACCCACGGCGTGAGCAGCCCGAGCCGCTTCACGTTGGGGACGATCTTCGAGAAGAGCATCTTGCGGAACTCGATCATCGACGGCGAGTAGAGGACGAGCTCTCGGACCTCGGCCACCGGCCAGCCCATGGTGTGCCAGACCTCCTCCGCGAGTAGCCGGTCGCGCATCAGACGGCAACCCTCGAAGACGAACTCCTCGCGCTCGCGCAGCTCCCGCGCCGGCATCTCCTTGAAGAAGTCGCCCAGCGACAGGACGCCGAAGGCGACGTGCCGCGACTCGTCGCGGATCACGTAATGGAGCAGATCGGTGAGCAGCGGCTCCGACGACATCTTGTGCATGAAGCCGAACGCGGCCATCGCGAGACCCTCCACGAGGATCTGCATGCCGAGGTACTTCATGTCCCAGCGCGAGTCGGTGAGGATCTGGTCGAGCAGCGCCTTCAGATGCGGGTTGATGCGGTAGGGGCCACCCAGCTTCTCGTGCAGGTAGCGGCTGAAGACCTCGACGTGACGGGCCTCGTCGGCGACCTGCGTCGCGCCGTAGAACTTGGCCTCCATCCACGGGGTCGCGTCGACGATCTGGGCGGTGGCGAGGAGCGCGCCCTGCTCGCCGTGCATGAAGTTCGACAGCGACCAGCGCAGCTGCTCGACGCGCAGCTTCTCGATCTCCTTCGGCGTCAGCTTCTCCCAGATGTGCGTGCCGTACACGGGGATCTGGAAGTCGGGGAAGATCTCGGCCGCGGCGTCGACCGGCGTCTGCCAGGCGAGCTGATCGGTGGCGTTCCACTGATCGCGCTTGGCCTTCTCGTAGAGCGTGTGCAGCTCGCGCCGCACCATCTCGTAGTTCCAGGTGTAGGTCGTGTTGAACGTGGTGGAGAGCAGCTCGATCTGCTCCTCGCGCGCGTCGTGGTCGTCGATCGGGGCCTGCGACATGGGCGGGTCCTCCAGATGCGGGATCTTCAGCCGGGCTGCCGGAGCGTGCCGTGCAGCGAGAGATGGTTGATGGTTTCCTCGAGCCACTCGATCGGGACGGCCTCGTGCTCGCTCCACCAGGCGAGGAGCTGCGTGATCATGCCGACGAGCGCCTGCGCCGCGAGCGCGGTGTGCAGCGGCGTCAGCACGCCGGCGTCGATGCCGGCGCGCAGGTTGCTCTCGATGTCGACCGCGAACAGGGCCTGCGCGCGGCGCACCAGCTCGTGATGCGCACCGTCGGCGCCGAACACGATCTTGAAGAGCGGCCGGTGGTCGCGCGCGAAGCGGCAGGCGGCGCTGGTCGAGGCCCGGATGCGCCCGAGCGGGTCGGGCGCGGCGTCGCGGGCGGCGTCGACGGCGGCCTTGAAGCGCAGGATCACGTCCTGCACGACCGCGTCGACCAGCGCCTCCTTGGTCTCGAAGTGGAGGTAGAAGGTGCCGACGCCGACGTCGGCCTCGGCAGCGATGTCGGCGATCTTGGTCGCCCGGATGCCCTGGCGCGCCAGCACCGTCGTGGCGGCCGCGAGCAGCTCCCTCGCGGTGCGCTCCCGGCGTCGGGCGAAGCGGTTGGCGTGCGGGGCGGCAGCAAGTGAGGAGGTCTTCATGACTGAACCTAGATTCAGTTAGCAGCGCTCGCGGTCCGGATGCAACCCGGGGCGCGCGCGTCTGCCCCGTCCGGGGCGGGTGGATCAGGGACGGGCGACGTCGACCGCGTCGCCGCCCCCGGCTCCCGAGCGCAGGCAGGCCTCGGCGATGGCGACGGCGTGGGCGCCGTCGATCGGTGCGACCGGGGGCGGGGTGCCGTCGACCAGGAGGGCGGCGAAGGCGCGCAGGGCGTCGGCCACGGTCATCGCCGCCGGCGGCAGGGCGACCGGGGTGCGCTCGAGGCCGCGCACGGTCTGGAGCCAGTGCTGCTGGTGGTCGCCGACCAGCTGGCCCTCGGCGCAGGCGGCGTCGATCAGTCCCGAGCGGCCGGCCGTCGCGCGACAGCCGCTCACGGTGACGAGGGCGGGGTCGCCCTCCAGCTCGAGGAGGGCCATGAAGTTGTCCTCGGTGCGCTTGGTGACGACGCGCGCCGTCAGGCAGCGGACGCGCACGACGTCGCGTCCGGTCAGGTGGCGCACGAGATCGAAGCTGTGGACGCCGGTGTGCAGCACGATGCCGCCACCGGAGAGCTCGGGCCGGTCGAGCCACGCCAGCGGCGACGGCTCGAAGCGCTGGTTCACCGCGAGCGCGCGCAGCGGCCCGAGCCGCCCGAGTCGCTCGCGCGCGGCGGCCACGACCGTGTTCCAGCGCAGCGTGTGCGCCATGAGCGCCGGGGTCCCGGCCTCGCGCAGGCGACGCGCGATCGCGAAGGCGTCGGCGGACGTGGTCGCGAGCGGCTTCTCGATGAGGAGCGCCTTGCCCGCGCCCGCGACGGCATCGGCGATGGGCCGGTGCAGCGCCGGCGGCACGACGGCGATCACACCGGCGACGCCCGCATCGGCGACCAGCTCGCGCCAGTCGGCGTGGAAGCGGCAGCCGAGCTCTGCCGCCTGCGCGCGTCCCTGGGCGGCGTCGTGCCGCGACAGCGCCGCGAGTGCGAGCGCCGGCACGTCGGCGCGGAGATGATTCAGGTAGCGCGCGCCATGCTTGCCGGCGCCGATGAGCCCGATCGGGATGGGACGCAGACGAACCTCCGACCCCGCGTCCGCTCGCCGGCGAGCGCGGGGATCCGGCGCTTAGTCCCGCCCCCGCGACGCTGTCAAACGACGCAGAAACGGTTGCAAAGGCACACCCTCGGGGTTAGGAGAGGCGCCGGCCGGATCCGGCCCCCGACCTCTCAGGAGCTCGTCATGGCATACATCATCACGCGGCTGTGCCGCGATTGCGTGGACACCGGCTGCGTCGCCGTCTGTCCGGTCGACTGCATCTACGAGTACCAGGGGGCGGATCGCGAGCGGTTCCCGAACCAGCTCTACATCCACCCCGACGAGTGCATCGACTGCGGCGCCTGCGAGCCCGAGTGCCCGTGGCAGGCGATCTTCGAAGAGGTCGCCACGCCCGAAGCCTTCAAGGACGACGTCGCGCTCAACTACGCGATGGTCGACCAGAGCGGCGACTTCAAGGTCGCACAGCAGAAGAAGATCGAGCACCCGACGGCGGAGCAGGTCGCGGCGAACAAGGCCAAGTGGGGCTACGCGGGCTGAGGCTTCGCCTCGCCCAAAGGGCGCCGCGCCGGCGTCGCCTCGCCCGGGCGGCGTAGGACGCCGCGGCGACGGCATCGGGCGCCCTGCCGCCCCCGACCCCTCACGGCGCGATCGACGCCATCACCCCACCCGACCCCTGGTCGACGAGATCGAGCTTCACCCCCTCGGTCGGATGCGCCGCGACCGCGGTGCGCACGTCGGCGGCGAGGCGGGCGGTGAAGCGGTCGCGGACCTCCTGCGGCATGGCGTCCATCGGGAAGTTCTCGACCACGACGCGCGCGCTGCCGGGCCCCGTCCACTCGAAGCCGGTGATGCGCTCGCCCATGATCGGCGCGGTGCGGAAGCTGCGCTCGACGGCGTTCTGGAACGCGGACAGGTCGGGGTTGGGCGGCGGCGGTGGCGGCGGCGGCGGAATGGCGGGGAGTGCACCGGCCGGCGGCTCGCCCGCGGGCGGTGGGACGGCGGCCATGCTCCCGGGCGCCGGCGTGCCCGCGCCGCCCATGCCGGTGGGTGCGCGCTCGCCCGTGAGGCGCGCCGTCATCTCGTCGATCTGCTTGCGCACGTTGTCGTCGGTGGCGAGCCGACGGGCGTTGCGGAAGCTGGTCAGCGCGAGATCGGTGTGGCCGAGCTGCGCGTGAGTGACGGCGAGGTTGTAGTGCGCCTGGAGGAAATCGGGGTGGCGCTGCAGCACCTCCTCGTACTTGCGGATCGCCTTCGCGGGGTCGCCCGCGTACAGATACATGGTCGCGAGGTCGGTCTCGGCGTTCGGGTCGTCGGGCTGGAGGACGAGGATGCGCTCGTAGAGCGGGATCGCCTGTACGTGGTCCTGGCGGTCGTAGAAGATGTTCGCCTTGCCGCGCAGCGCGTCCCGATTGCTCTCGTCGCGCGCGAGCACGTGCTCGAACGCGGCCATCGCCTCCGCGTACCACTTCGGATCGATCTGCGCGGCGCGGTAGTAGACCTGACCGAGGCGGTTCCACATCGCGAGGTCGTCGGGCGCCGCCTTCGCGTTCGTGGCGAGGTCGTTCATGAAGGTCGTGACCTCGGCGGGCAGCTCGACGGGGGCCGGCGGTGTCGCGGACGCGGCAGCCTGCGGCGGGGCGCCGCGTCCAGGCGCCGCGCGCGGCGGCTCGGGCGTCAGGATCATGGCCCAGATGCCGATCCCGGCGACGGCGAGCGAGCCGAGCACCGTGAGCCCCGCGGTCGTGATCTGCCAGGGCGCCGCCGCAGGCGTACCCGTGGCCGCCGCCGCGCCCGCGACGGCCACGGGTGGCGCGTCGGTTCGCAGGTCGGTGCCGCATTCGGAGCAGAACTTTGCGCCCGGGTTGAGGGCGGTACCGCACTGCGAACAGAAGCGCGCCGTCATGGAAGCCCGGGAGGATATCGGAGCCCGCCGGGGCGTCAAAACGGTGCCGCTTCGTCGCGCGCGTGCGGCGACGGCGATGCCACGCGTGCGGGAATCCCGGAGCCACGGTCCCCGGCCAGCGGGCATGCGGCTTGCTGCCGGGAATGCCGGGAATGAGTGCAGCATCCGAGAGGTCCACGAGCCGCCGGCGACCCGTCGTCATCGGGATCGGCGCCCCGGAATCCGAGGTCGCCATCGCCGGAGCACGCGACGGCATCGTGATGCTCGCGGCCGACGGCGTGATCGCCTCGATGAACCCCGTGCTGCGCGCGGTCTGGGGCGACGACGCCATCGGCCGCCGGCTGGCCGAGGTGGTGGCGCCGGCCGCGGCCGGCGCCACCGCCGCCGACCTCGAAGCGATCATCGCCGCCGTACGCGCCGACCCGGACGGGGCCTGGCGGGGAGAGGTCCGGCGCGTCGACGTACCGGTAGAAGCCGGGGTCTGGGAGATGAGCCTCGGGGCCGCGGGCGAGGGGCTCGTCGCCGTCGTGCGCGACGTCCGCGACAGACACCTCGCCGAGCGCGCGCGCCTCGACTTCCTGTCGATGGTGACCCACGACATCAAGGGCCCGCTGACGGTCATCCTCGGCTACACGGAGCTGCTGAGCGATCCGGAGGAGCGGCCGTCGCCGGCCATGCTCGCCGACACGCTCGGGCGCATCCGCGAGAGCGGCGAGCAGATCCACGCGCTGGTCTCGAACTTCGTCGAGCTGGCGCGCATCGAGGCCGGCTCGCATCGCGTCGATCTCCACCCGGTCGACCTCGGCGAGGTGGTCGCCCGCCTGGTCGCGAACCACGCGCCGCGTGCGCGTCGCAAGGGCGTCGAGCTGGTGCTCGAGGAGGGCACGGTGCCGTTGGTGCCGGGAGACCGCCCGCAGCTCGAGCGCGTGCTCCTGAACCTCCTCGGCAACGCCATCAAGTATACGCCGAAGGGCGGCGGCATCGTCCTGCGCGTGGCCGCCTCGGATGCGGCGGTCACGGTGTCGGTGCAGGACACGGGGCCGGGCATTGCCGCGGCCGACCTCGGCGGCATCTTCGAGCGTTACCGCCGTGCAGCGGCGACGCGCGTCGAGGGCGTCGGTCTCGGCCTCTTCATCGCCCGCACCATCGCGCGCGCCCACGGCGGCGACGTCGCCGTCGTATCGGCCCCGGGCGAGGGATCGACGTTCACGCTGCAGCTGCCGCGCGCCTGAGCCGTGCAGCTCGGCTCAGCGCTGGTGGAGCGCGGCGGGCACGACGCCGCCGCCCGGCATGACCGGTTGCTCGGCCGGCGGCGCGGCCGGATGGCCCGGCGGCACCGGCGTGAGCGTGATCTCCTCGGCGGTGCCCCAGCGCCGCTTCACGACCTCGCCGGCACGGTTCCAGTCGACCCACGTCGTGAGGTTCGCGATCGTGAGCGCTTGGCGGACCAGCTCGAGATCGGCTTTGCGGCCGCGGTACACGTCGTCGTGCACCTCGAGCCAGATGCGTCCGTCGGCGTCGACGGCGAGCGACACGGGGTCGTAGACGATGTCGACGGCCATGCCGTTGGTGGTTTCGTGGAACAGGCGTTCGACGTCGCCGGCGTGCATGCGCATGCAGCCGTGCGTCGCGTAGCGGCCGACGCTCGACGGTGCGTTGGTGCCGTGGAAGCCGACGCCGCCGCTCGAGAGCGCGATGAAGTACTTGCCGAGCGGGTTCTTCGGGCCGGGGGGCACGCGCGTCTGGACCGGCTTGCCGGCGGCACGCATCTCGGCCTGGATCGACGGCGGCACGCGCCACTCCGGATCTTTGCGGCGCTCGAGGATGTGGAAGGAGCCCTGGGGCGTCGGCCAGCGGTTGTTGCGGCCCACCGCGACGGGGAAGCGCGCCTTCACGTCGCCGTCCTCGAACCAGTAGACGGTGCGGTCCGTGATGTCGACGACGAGGCCGTCGGTCAGCAGGGTGGGCACGATGTGCCGATCCGAGATGCGGATCGTCGAGCCTGCCCGCGCGCCGTCGAGGTTGGTGCGGGGGTTGAGCGAGCGCAGGTGCGACGGGCTCATCGTGAGCCGGGTCGCGAGCGCCCAGGCGCCTTCGCCCTTCTGCAGGGTGTGATCGCGCTCTTCGCCCGAGACCAGGCCGTAGATGGGGGGGAGCCGCGGGCCCGCCAGCGCGGGCGCTGCGACGATCGCCATGCTGCACAGCGTGAGGAGGCTCAGGAGACGAGGCATGCAGATCGAAAGAATACTGGGCGCCCGTGCGACTTGACAGGCCGCACCTGCGCGGGACACGTCCATCGCATGGGCTGTGACTCGTTCGTGGTTCTCGGACCGGCGGCCCGTTATGGGACGACGCTGTTCGCGAAGAACAGCGACCGCCCGCCGCGCGAATGCCAACGCATCGTGCAGGTGCCGCGGCGTGTGCACCCCGACGGCGCCCGCGTCCGCTGCCAGTCCATCGAGCTGCCCCAGGTACGCGAGACGGCCGCGATGATCGGCTCCCAGCCGTGGTGGCTGTGGGGCTTCGAGCACGGGGTCAACGAGCACGGCGTCGCCATCGGCAACGAGACCGTGTTCGCACGCGAGGCGCTCGGGCCGCGCGGCCTGCTCGGGATGGACCTCGTCCGCCTCGGCCTCGAGCGCGGGCGCAGCGCCAGCGAAGCGCTCGACGTCATGACGGCGCTTCTCGAGGAGCATGGGCAGGGAGGATCCGGACAGTTCCACGTCGAGTGGCCATACCATAACGGTTTCCTCGTCGCCGACAAGAATTCGGCGTGGATGCTCGAGACCTCGGACCGGCACTGGGTGGCCCGCCGCGTTCGCGACGTCGCCCACATCTCGAACGGGCTGTCGCTCGGCGCCGACTGGGAGCGCGGCGCCGCCGACGTCACCGCCTTCGCCGTCGCGCAGGGCTGGTGGTCCGCCGCCGCCGGCCCCGTCGACTTCGCCGCCGCCTACGCCGACACGACCGGCGTCCCGCCGAACGTCTGCGCCGGACGCTGGCGCCGCGCCGCCGCCCTCCTCGGCGAAGGCCGCGGCGCGCTCGACGTCGCTCGCCTGCGCGCCATCCTCCGCGACCACCACGCCGACGGTCCGTCCCGCCGGCCGCGCCCGTTCCAGGACGACGACTTCTTCACCCTCTGCATGCACGCGGATCCGCTCGACAATACGACCGCCTCGATGATCGCCTCGCTGCCCGTCGAGGCCGGCGCCCTGCGCCCCGCCTGGATCGCGCTCGGCAGCCCGTGCATCGCCGCCTATCTGCCGGTCTGGCTCGACGGCACCGTTCCCGCCGTCCTCGCCGACGGCGGCAGGGATACCGAACCCGGCAGCCCCTGGTGGAAGACCCGCCGCCTCCTCGACCTGGTCGAGCACGACCTCCCGGCCCTCACCCCCCGTATCCGCGAGCACTGGACGCCCTTCGAGCACGCCCTCGACGCACGCGCCGCCGAAGCCGAGTCCGAAGTCCTCGCCGCCCGACACCGCGGCGACGACCCGACCGCCGCCCGCATCCTCACCACCTGCATGACCAACGCGGTCACGGAGTGGCAGTCGCACATGGACGCCCTGATCGCCGCCTACTCGCGCTGAGGACACG from bacterium encodes:
- a CDS encoding Mrp/NBP35 family ATP-binding protein — protein: MPATPQQILDRLRAVAYPGFSRDIVSFGLVRDIEVSSDGVTVHLAPSTANEDVVRQIVAAVEATLAGVAGPVRIVREVAPVPPGRRGPQPVPGVATVVAVASGKGGVGKSTVATNLALALSAMGHRVGLMDADVYGPSVPLLLGIEEKARGGDGRRLVPIERHGIRVMSMGFFLDEVTPVVWRGPMLTKLVTEFLRNCEWGELDVLVLDLPPGTGDIQLTLTQQLPMQGGVVVTTPQDVALADVRRGIQMFRQCGTPVLGVVENMSFHLCPGCGARADIFGHGGGATMARELGVPFLGEIPLARSVREAGDAGVPLVAAEPASPLARAFHELAERVLVRLAEGKREPVSAAS
- a CDS encoding helix-turn-helix transcriptional regulator, which encodes MPTAVSGPPPNAGRLIRAWRQRAGLTQEGLAQSLSVTFSTVSRWENGHVLPSKLAWRALQQLAAERQTPLVENDETD
- a CDS encoding HAMP domain-containing histidine kinase — encoded protein: MDAGTSRERRLARLIGELLEEDRLEPALDAWIDAATALLDATVVGLWTCARDRLIARRACPGPLPSDMPFEAPEDAARAVRERRVVVTYDGGLPMLAAPVLGRGGRVLGAVAGRAVAPPGDHDRWAGLVETLAALVATTLEKAELVARVERQQADLRAAHQLKTNFVATVSHELRTPLNVILGYTDLLADEAFGAVPPAQLDVVHRVQTSARELFELVTATLDLGRLEAGDSPLALERVELDALCAALHRETVARLGDPALTLDWEIAGLPTIDTDRDKLATALRNVVGNALKFAPGGTVMVRARVEPSTVVFAVADTGIGIAPDDVPLVFEMFRQLEPPDTRRFGGVGLGLYVVRQVLRQLGGEVQVWSTPGVGSCFLLHVPLQPLGA
- a CDS encoding Smr/MutS family protein, whose translation is MPPAAPPPDEASLFARAMLDVVPLPATSRERIDRPPPTAAPATPISEEAEALAALSDLVTGATHFDVTDTREYVEGAVVGLDPRLVRRLRRGDFAWQAHLDLHGQTAVEARGAVERFVLQAFRDARRCVLIVHGRGHNSKDHTPVLKEGLKTWLARGVLGKVVLAFASARPSDGGAGALYVLLRRDRRAAPMRITEGAKR
- a CDS encoding CDP-alcohol phosphatidyltransferase family protein — encoded protein: MADALTGVRLLLGLLLPALILEGGVLPLCAWGAAALTDYVDGPMARRRPPTRHGPMLDTAADVLVVLGGLAAAAARGLVSWIVPLAIVVSVTAYVVASWRLSAGGPAPRLARSRIGHWAGVVNYACLGLACGALALPWGGWPALLGLVGAVTAAWNLAAVAARVLPRQLA
- a CDS encoding flippase-like domain-containing protein, which produces MGARALRRARHPPVRARGGQRLSALKKIAPWAVTLAIFAFLFSRYPIGQVVETLAAGRWGLYLLLIVPYSAFYLLVDTLVLQQAVSWFLVRVPYRDVLPVRATAYILSLVNTQLGQGGIAVYLHRRHHIPFWQVTGVVVFIALVEIYQLAFYSFVGAAVSNEPKAPWEVYAVMAAYLAAHLWFFSRPRRGRIGEMAIFRAFFQAKLWQYPALLLLKTPNLLAAVLINWLALPLFGIDIPLVTLLTFLPLVYFFAALPIAAAHLGPSQAAWVYFFGAYAPGEKLIAYSLAAHLMFMVTNAFWGLLFLRRASRELSG
- a CDS encoding ferritin-like domain-containing protein, which produces MSQAPIDDHDAREEQIELLSTTFNTTYTWNYEMVRRELHTLYEKAKRDQWNATDQLAWQTPVDAAAEIFPDFQIPVYGTHIWEKLTPKEIEKLRVEQLRWSLSNFMHGEQGALLATAQIVDATPWMEAKFYGATQVADEARHVEVFSRYLHEKLGGPYRINPHLKALLDQILTDSRWDMKYLGMQILVEGLAMAAFGFMHKMSSEPLLTDLLHYVIRDESRHVAFGVLSLGDFFKEMPARELREREEFVFEGCRLMRDRLLAEEVWHTMGWPVAEVRELVLYSPSMIEFRKMLFSKIVPNVKRLGLLTPWVRERFAELDILQFEHEEASA
- a CDS encoding TetR/AcrR family transcriptional regulator, which translates into the protein MKTSSLAAAPHANRFARRRERTARELLAAATTVLARQGIRATKIADIAAEADVGVGTFYLHFETKEALVDAVVQDVILRFKAAVDAARDAAPDPLGRIRASTSAACRFARDHRPLFKIVFGADGAHHELVRRAQALFAVDIESNLRAGIDAGVLTPLHTALAAQALVGMITQLLAWWSEHEAVPIEWLEETINHLSLHGTLRQPG